The genomic stretch GTTTGGGAATACATTGATAGCTTTACAGGAAAGGATGAGGATTCAAATGTATATATTTTTAATTTTATAAAGAAATCAAATGAATAGCATTTTAAAATTATTGCTAATATGCTTTTGTATAGCTCTAGTAAACAATGCTAATGGACAAAATCTAAATCACCTTAATGGTTTTAAAAAGTTAGTTGTCTTTAGTCAAAATAGAGATTTAATATATAGTGACATTCTTCAAGAAGAATTAATATTGAGACTAAATCAAAAGAATAAAATACAATCAATAAAGTATGAAGAATTTAAAAGGGCAAAATTGAATGAATGCGATGTAGCTTTTTGTTTATTTACGTTTGGTTATGCAGGTAGTTCTTATCAAAATAAATCTACTATTTCTTGCTTGATTCAGCTTTTAGATTGTGAAGGCCATGAAATTCATAAGGAATATAACCAGTTGGCATGTGATAATGTATATCCTTCAAAAAACGATTATAAAAAATGCCTTGTTCAAAACTATAATAAACTATTTGAGAATTACAAATGGTCATATTCAAATTACTTGGCAAATGAATTCAAATCTAAAAGAAACCTTAATCAAAATACATTGCAATCATTGGGTAAACTAATTGCTACAAATAATTCACCCAAAGTAAGATTGAGGTCTAATAACAATTTAAATTTAACAAGTGTTGAAATTTGGGATAGTGCTATAGTAGTAAATTTAAGATACCTAAATAAAGAATTGGCATCGGGAAATGCTATGGTTGGGTCAATACTTATAGACCTGGCAGTCCTAATGCTTTTTTTATTTCTGATTATCTTGGAAACAGGAAATCTGAACTTATAAAAATAAGAAACCTTGTACAATTTCCATTAAGAAAAGAACTGCAATGTGAAGAAATTGTAGATTTTAGTTTTGATCTTTCAAAAACTACCAAAAGATGTTAAGGTTTTTGATATTATTGAGGGAGATGCAGAAGATAATAATAAATGGGCGATTTATGGCATTGATATTAGTGAATATTCAACAAATGCAGATCATAATCGTCCAAATTTCAAAGATGAAAATAGTCAAGCTAATGACTATAAAACTAGGGGCTCTGGATTTTTTGTTTCGAGTAAAGGTTATATTATTACAAATTATCACGTCGTAAAAGAAGCAAATCATGTAGATGTAAAATTTGATTATATTTCAGGCCAAGAAATTTATAAGGCTAAAATCGTTGAAGTTGATAAATCAAATGATCTAGCACTAATAGTTATTAATGATCCTTCTTTTAAAAATTTAGTTAATTTACCATATTCTATTAGTACAAGTTATAATATTGGGACAAAAGTGTATGCGATAGGTTTCCTGATCCAACAACATTAGGATCAAGAATTAAAGTAACAGAAGGTATAGTAAGTGCAGTCACAGGAATGGAAGATGATGCAAGTATGATGCAAATTTCAGCTTCTATACAACCAGGAAATAGTGGTGGGGCATTAATCAATGATAAAGGGGATGTTGTTGGAGTGACAACTTCGACTGCTAACCCTTATTATTTTGCAAAATATAGAGGTTACCTTCCGCAAAATATAAATTATGCAGTCAAAGCTGAGTATATAAAAATTCTAACAAGGAATCAAACTGAACCTGATGGAACAAGTCTTTTAGGCGACATGATACTTGAAGAGCGGATAAAGATATTGAGAAATTATGTTTGTATGGTTTTAGTAAAATAAATTTTCACTTACAGAAAGGCTTTCACTAGGCAATTATTGTGGGTACTAAAATCTTTTAAATAGATTACAAATTCGTTTTTCAAAAGAATCATTATGAATATTAAATATTTAGATAATTTATTCACTTTACTCATTTCTATTTCTAATTTTAGGCTAAATTGTGCACACCAATTGTCCATTGAAGAAACAATTCTTTATATTAATCATTCTCTTAATCATCCTTAATCATATTTAATTAAAACTTTTTCATTTTCAACTGACGGCTACATAACAATTGAGCAAATAGAAAAAAGAAACGGTATTCGAAGTCAAGATGGAAGCCAGAAATTCCATATAGACGATATAAATCCTAATTCTGTAAAAATTACAGAGACTGGGTCGAATAAGTTTACTTGTAAAAATTTAGATGGATGTGTTCAAAATAAGGGCAGTTATAATTATTGGTTTGGACCAAGGTCAATTTGCATCTTGTACTTCAGGCGATAAATATACTGACAAAAAACTTTACAATGCTTTTATATATTTAATTACCCTATTAAAAGCAAGTGACAAATATAAAATTAAAGACAGTGAAGATCCATTTAGTCCTCAAAATTATAATGAAGGCACGGCACTAAATAACGAACATAAAATTGAAGTCCCATTGGAGCTGAAAGGAGGGGTTTATATATTAAGCATTTCAATTTGTAATAATAATTACAACTATATTCTTGATTCAGGTGCTAGTGAAACATCGATTACTGAAATGCTTGAATCGAAGTTTATTAATCAAGGATTTATTACTAAAAATAATTATTTAAATCCAGTATTGTACAAGTTGGCTGATGGTTCAATAGTTGAATTTAGAAGAGTTATGCTACCTTCGATTAAAATTGGAAATAATACTGGCAAAAATGTAAATGTATTTATTTCTCCATCTATTTCACCATTACTATTAGGAAGAAATGTTCTAGATATTTACAAAAAATGGTCTATTGATACTGAAAAACGGGTATTAATTCTAGAAAATTACTGACAAATAATTCAAAATCAAACAACATTATTGATGATTAATTTCAGATTAATTTTATATGCATATAGTAAATAATTGCTTAAATATATTATTAATAAATATTAAATTTTAATTAAATGAAAAATATTCAATTAATTTTCTTACTATTTATTTTCTTATCATGCAAAGGACAAAATTGTGAAACCTTACAGGACAACTTCAGATCCTACGACGAAGCATTAAATAAAATTGAAACCACCAAGTTTAATTTTACAGATGAAGTAAACACAAGTAAAAGTTCCTGGATTATAAATGCAAGATTTTATTCTTGTAATAAAAAAGACGGATATTTTATTTTAGAAACATCTAAAAAGAGTTACATATTTGATGGATTACCTATTAATATTTGGAATGATTTTAAAAATGCAGAATCATTTGGAAGTTACTATCACAAGTTCATTCGAGGAGGTTTAGACTTATATTAGAAATTAAAATCTCCATTTTTTGGACACTTTCAAAATCTTTCGTGAAACAAAAAATAGCCAACAATAAATCGCCTCTTATAAACAGTAAATCACTATAAGTACCATTTTAAAAAATCGTCCGCTTCGTGGTAAATTGTCAAATGAATCAAATAAATTAATCTTTGAGGCAACGAACAGACATCCCTATTTCCTCACCATCGTCGTACCTACCTATTGTTCCATCCACGCAATTCAGGAAGCGGTACCAGACACGGTTTGTACTGTACCCCGTAGAACTCCACCAATAGCCGTACTTACCAATGTAGTGGAATTGATCATAGTAACGGAAGCCGCCCGGAAGACCTGAGAAACCACTACTATTAGTACTAATAATACACCCATCATACCAACCACTTTTTGATTTCATTTTAAAACCTGCAATGACTTCACCTCCTAAATAATCCGTTAGAATCGTCCATTCATCATCGCTTGGGATATGCCAACCATTTGGTGCTAATCCTCTTGGATCATTTACTGCATACCAGTTGTAC from Saprospiraceae bacterium encodes the following:
- a CDS encoding trypsin-like peptidase domain-containing protein is translated as MIFQKLPKDVKVFDIIEGDAEDNNKWAIYGIDISEYSTNADHNRPNFKDENSQANDYKTRGSGFFVSSKGYIITNYHVVKEANHVDVKFDYISGQEIYKAKIVEVDKSNDLALIVINDPSFKNLVNLPYSISTSYNIGTKVYAIGFLIQQH
- a CDS encoding serine protease; this encodes MEDDASMMQISASIQPGNSGGALINDKGDVVGVTTSTANPYYFAKYRGYLPQNINYAVKAEYIKILTRNQTEPDGTSLLGDMILEERIKILRNYVCMVLVK
- a CDS encoding clan AA aspartic protease, with translation MDVFKIRAVIIIGLDQGQFASCTSGDKYTDKKLYNAFIYLITLLKASDKYKIKDSEDPFSPQNYNEGTALNNEHKIEVPLELKGGVYILSISICNNNYNYILDSGASETSITEMLESKFINQGFITKNNYLNPVLYKLADGSIVEFRRVMLPSIKIGNNTGKNVNVFISPSISPLLLGRNVLDIYKKWSIDTEKRVLILENY
- a CDS encoding KTSC domain-containing protein produces the protein MKNIQLIFLLFIFLSCKGQNCETLQDNFRSYDEALNKIETTKFNFTDEVNTSKSSWIINARFYSCNKKDGYFILETSKKSYIFDGLPINIWNDFKNAESFGSYYHKFIRGGLDLY
- a CDS encoding fibrobacter succinogenes major paralogous domain-containing protein; amino-acid sequence: MHKIIFLNLSTIFMSATIVTTCGCNLPMKLPMENKCDGKNLNVEKFRNGDPIPEAKSEGEWRTYLQAGEAAWCYWDNLWINGVKYGKLYNWYAVNDPRGLAPNGWHIPSDDEWTILTDYLGGEVIAGFKMKSKSGWYDGCIISTNSSGFSGLPGGFRYYDQFHYIGKYGYWWSSTGYSTNRVWYRFLNCVDGTIGRYDDGEEIGMSVRCLKD